Proteins encoded by one window of Silvibacterium dinghuense:
- a CDS encoding glycosyltransferase, whose amino-acid sequence MPLQIVNQDTQEFSRPAVSVCMASYNGEKFIEAQLKSILDQLSDADEVIVVDDASTDSTCERVLAFRDARIHLIQHQQNTGVVRTFEEAIRLASRPIIILADQDDVWAQDKVQTVTRKFLENPKLMLVAHDATLIDENDQVLGPSFLALRGGFSSGLWSNLWKNRYVGCTLAFHSELRREILPFPHQYDVLHDMWIGVRCAWIKTPIEYIDRPLILYRRHSGTATGRKQNNPYRKSRLRIDLLAALFSFCRRI is encoded by the coding sequence ATGCCCCTCCAGATCGTTAATCAGGATACACAAGAATTCTCGCGCCCGGCGGTTTCAGTATGCATGGCAAGTTATAACGGAGAAAAATTCATTGAAGCCCAGTTAAAGTCTATTTTGGATCAACTTTCGGATGCGGATGAAGTAATCGTAGTGGATGATGCGTCCACGGATTCCACTTGTGAGCGAGTGCTGGCATTTCGTGATGCGCGCATTCATCTTATCCAGCATCAGCAAAATACAGGCGTCGTACGCACATTTGAAGAGGCCATCCGTCTCGCTTCTAGGCCAATTATAATTTTGGCCGATCAAGATGATGTGTGGGCCCAGGATAAGGTGCAAACTGTGACCAGAAAATTCCTGGAAAATCCGAAACTCATGCTGGTAGCCCACGACGCCACATTGATTGATGAAAACGATCAGGTGCTTGGTCCCTCATTCCTCGCTCTCAGGGGTGGTTTCAGTTCGGGACTCTGGAGCAACCTTTGGAAAAACCGTTACGTTGGCTGCACGCTTGCCTTCCACTCAGAACTGCGTCGCGAAATTCTTCCTTTTCCGCACCAATATGACGTATTGCACGATATGTGGATAGGAGTTCGCTGTGCTTGGATCAAGACCCCGATAGAATACATTGATCGGCCACTGATCTTATATCGTCGGCATAGTGGGACCGCAACTGGCAGAAAGCAAAATAATCCATATAGAAAGAGCCGTCTTCGCATCGATTTGCTTGCGGCGCTTTTCAGCTTCTGTCGTCGCATCTAA
- a CDS encoding glycosyltransferase, which produces MKKLARLVKDDKIRGMKFSFVILTWNRHAFLEICLRALTESLSKSHSYEILVMNNNSSDRTTEVLELYQGQDRFRIFNAKKNLGLNAYKKLFKESQGDIIVTVDDDILQFPKNFDLTFLEYMELFPDYGYFALNVVQDERTNGAKPGPELYIDETRNGKTMQLGPAGGWCSCFRQRDFAKIRLRFKLFPLSMKHPEDGFITWNFKNKLKLKCGVIKDAICLHACGPFYAKQYDHLDREIAKYSKVGLKSIAAQYEKIKRQ; this is translated from the coding sequence TTGAAGAAGCTTGCGAGATTAGTCAAAGATGATAAGATTCGAGGCATGAAATTCAGCTTTGTAATTTTGACTTGGAATCGACATGCTTTTCTTGAAATTTGCCTTCGGGCCCTCACGGAAAGCCTCTCGAAGAGCCATAGTTACGAAATTTTGGTAATGAACAACAATTCCAGTGATAGAACTACCGAGGTTCTTGAACTTTATCAAGGACAAGACCGTTTTAGGATATTCAATGCTAAAAAAAATCTAGGACTCAATGCCTATAAGAAACTCTTTAAGGAGAGCCAGGGAGATATCATCGTCACGGTGGACGATGATATCTTGCAGTTCCCGAAAAACTTCGACTTAACTTTTCTCGAATACATGGAATTATTTCCAGATTATGGGTATTTCGCATTGAACGTAGTCCAAGATGAGCGCACAAACGGTGCTAAGCCGGGTCCCGAGCTTTATATAGACGAGACACGAAATGGCAAGACAATGCAGCTCGGCCCAGCAGGCGGATGGTGTTCATGCTTTCGACAGCGCGACTTTGCGAAAATTCGATTGAGATTCAAGCTGTTTCCGCTTAGCATGAAGCATCCTGAAGATGGATTTATCACTTGGAATTTTAAAAATAAATTAAAACTCAAGTGCGGGGTTATTAAAGATGCCATTTGCCTGCATGCTTGTGGCCCATTCTATGCAAAACAATATGACCACCTTGATCGTGAAATCGCAAAATATTCAAAAGTAGGCCTCAAGTCAATCGCCGCGCAATACGAGAAAATCAAACGACAATAG
- a CDS encoding glycosyltransferase has translation MKDRDNPDKPARIFAVIVLYKKTIEDCVTLQTLLTAMREVSSDALFLKVLLFDNTPQAISPTELPGNVQYKAASKNGGLSGAYNFALSIAESEGYDWLITLDQDSHLPQNYLSRMTEAAQSFASNTSVAAVVPQLADRGLQLSPYTHGFLRASAIPSKFVGFIPRELHAYNSAAMLRVSILIELGGFSYLFWLDALDEWLYSQFFRINKRVFVDGEIQIEHELSILDVKNRVNYPRYQNFLHAEAAYIDMYRGFSASWVHNLRLVVRWVRNRRAGVDISLQNLLLDCLKDRLLHPKKQRIAKWTNDMEKFNAELYAPPDR, from the coding sequence ATGAAGGATCGCGACAATCCAGACAAGCCAGCACGGATTTTTGCAGTTATCGTTCTTTACAAAAAAACGATTGAAGACTGTGTAACGCTCCAAACCCTTTTGACCGCAATGCGGGAAGTTTCATCTGACGCTCTTTTTCTTAAAGTACTTCTTTTTGACAATACGCCCCAGGCCATTTCCCCAACTGAACTTCCTGGAAATGTGCAATACAAGGCCGCTTCGAAGAATGGCGGATTATCTGGGGCATATAACTTCGCCCTGTCTATTGCTGAGAGCGAAGGTTATGATTGGCTCATCACTCTCGACCAAGACTCTCATCTGCCGCAGAATTATCTCTCGCGCATGACAGAAGCTGCGCAATCCTTCGCCAGCAATACCAGTGTGGCTGCTGTCGTTCCTCAACTGGCGGATCGTGGGCTCCAGTTGTCTCCTTATACGCACGGTTTCCTGCGAGCATCTGCTATCCCAAGCAAATTCGTAGGCTTTATCCCCAGAGAGCTTCATGCTTATAATTCAGCAGCCATGCTGCGGGTAAGCATACTGATTGAGCTAGGAGGCTTTAGCTATCTGTTCTGGCTAGATGCTCTGGATGAATGGCTGTATTCGCAATTTTTCAGAATCAACAAACGGGTCTTCGTAGATGGTGAGATACAGATCGAGCATGAGCTTTCCATCCTCGATGTGAAGAACAGGGTCAATTATCCGCGTTATCAAAATTTTCTGCACGCGGAAGCAGCCTATATTGACATGTATAGAGGATTTTCTGCTTCATGGGTGCACAATCTGCGCTTAGTCGTGCGCTGGGTGCGCAATCGGCGGGCAGGCGTGGATATCTCGCTTCAAAATCTTCTTCTTGATTGCTTAAAGGACAGACTATTACACCCTAAAAAGCAACGCATTGCAAAATGGACAAATGATATGGAGAAATTTAATGCAGAACTCTATGCCCCTCCAGATCGTTAA